From a single Sulfolobus sp. E5-1-F genomic region:
- a CDS encoding nucleotidyltransferase domain-containing protein, translating to MGKAKSALKSQVELVKVAMEFINRISNEIKIEDVYVVGSRARGDYLETSDIDLVIISRDFEGLRYIDRLEKLGKHLRARIELFAFTPDEWKEPKSLFVEQMKKEAKRLKDLARDIGLSF from the coding sequence ATGGGTAAAGCGAAATCTGCATTAAAAAGTCAAGTTGAATTGGTAAAAGTTGCAATGGAATTTATTAATCGTATAAGTAATGAAATTAAAATTGAAGATGTATACGTAGTAGGTTCTAGGGCCAGAGGAGATTACTTAGAAACAAGTGACATAGATTTAGTCATAATATCACGGGACTTTGAAGGCTTAAGGTATATTGATAGGCTTGAAAAACTTGGAAAGCATTTAAGGGCCCGCATAGAATTGTTTGCATTTACACCCGATGAATGGAAAGAGCCTAAATCTCTTTTCGTTGAACAGATGAAAAAAGAAGCTAAGAGGCTAAAGGATTTAGCTAGAGACATCGGATTATCTTTTTAG
- a CDS encoding ATP-binding cassette domain-containing protein yields MLEYKDFGIIFDSVLFQGVNLRIDNRSIMLGPNGSGKTSIIKATCGLLSYEGYIYVDGNEVRKIRNYSNLSTNLVEVYSIGIKVKDIVYIFEEIKNLDVNMFSRLLKEVRLFEQVINKPLYKLSAGQSSIVRLALALSTNPKIALIDEPFENLDPARRVVIAKWLKEYFEEGIVTTHELDQLKEFKDWDSYILINGRIYGPISVADLIEANVVEGDVENSILTIQLHDGRKISFVKSTQMGAKLTNLGSIDRIYGVV; encoded by the coding sequence ATGCTAGAGTATAAAGATTTTGGAATAATCTTTGATAGCGTATTATTTCAAGGAGTTAATTTGAGAATCGATAATAGAAGTATTATGCTGGGACCAAATGGTTCAGGTAAAACTAGCATCATAAAGGCAACATGTGGATTACTATCTTATGAGGGTTACATTTACGTTGATGGTAATGAAGTGAGGAAAATAAGGAATTATTCAAATCTTTCAACGAATCTTGTGGAAGTGTATAGTATAGGTATAAAGGTTAAGGATATTGTATATATATTTGAGGAGATTAAGAATTTGGATGTTAATATGTTTAGCAGACTACTAAAGGAGGTTAGACTGTTTGAGCAAGTTATAAATAAGCCTTTATATAAGCTCTCAGCTGGGCAATCGTCAATAGTTAGATTAGCCTTAGCCTTATCTACAAACCCAAAGATTGCATTAATAGACGAGCCATTTGAAAATTTAGATCCCGCTAGAAGAGTGGTTATAGCCAAATGGCTAAAGGAGTATTTTGAAGAAGGTATTGTAACAACGCATGAGTTGGATCAATTAAAGGAATTTAAGGATTGGGACTCCTATATTCTAATCAATGGAAGGATTTACGGTCCAATTTCAGTTGCTGATCTGATTGAGGCTAACGTAGTTGAAGGTGATGTAGAAAACTCTATACTAACCATACAGCTTCATGACGGGAGAAAGATATCATTTGTTAAAAGTACCCAGATGGGGGCTAAATTAACTAATTTAGGCAGTATAGATCGAATTTATGGTGTAGTTTGA
- a CDS encoding winged helix-turn-helix domain-containing protein: MNSEEERIKELIQFLNNRALNNSVRLAILIALHTFGQMTFSELLEYSQIPKSSLLMHLQILEEEGLAIIKKGFTVNGVRTFVKITDKGRETVKEYLRLIGNIS; this comes from the coding sequence TTGAATAGTGAAGAGGAGAGAATCAAAGAGCTAATTCAATTCTTGAATAACAGAGCCTTAAATAATTCGGTTAGACTAGCTATTCTAATAGCCTTGCATACTTTTGGTCAAATGACGTTCTCTGAATTACTGGAGTACTCCCAAATTCCTAAAAGCTCCTTATTAATGCATTTGCAAATCTTAGAAGAAGAGGGTCTAGCAATAATTAAAAAGGGTTTTACAGTAAATGGTGTAAGGACATTTGTGAAAATTACTGATAAAGGAAGAGAGACAGTGAAGGAGTACCTTAGACTGATCGGTAATATCTCTTAA
- a CDS encoding DUF3311 domain-containing protein: protein MAGKFYVIVGILALIFITLYSLLPLYSKNDPTLLGLPLFYWYQIILMPIGALVFTAIVMVIRD, encoded by the coding sequence ATGGCAGGAAAGTTTTATGTCATAGTTGGGATTTTAGCCCTAATCTTCATAACATTATACTCTCTACTGCCACTTTATTCAAAAAACGATCCAACGCTTCTAGGATTACCACTATTTTACTGGTATCAAATTATATTAATGCCAATAGGGGCCCTTGTATTCACCGCAATCGTAATGGTTATAAGGGATTGA
- a CDS encoding sodium:solute symporter family protein, whose protein sequence is MDGLHVSIISVALFIILFVIFVYLGFYGSRWRRGDLSKLHEWALAGRRLGPYLMWFLLTADLYTAYTFIAVPSLVLASGPVGFFAAFYSAVTPFIALLFMPRLWTIARNRGYITAADFVKDRFNNKILAGLVAITGVVAELPYIALQIVGMQVALLILLLGMGVSNVSLASDLSLLVAFIILAAFVFTSGLRGAALTAVYKDIIILGTVISIVIYVPLAFGGFSTAFHNAQTLSSQINLALNNVHKPIFYNYLPNTLAAQTAYISLAIGSAFALYLYPHAVNASVSSDSKKSLKLSLSLQPFYSIILAIIALFGILVYANPNVINFIAKTHSGAVAVPALIGYSMPDWFVGIALLGIFIGGLVPAAIMAIGAANLLTRNIIKEFKPNMTPGTESALAKWISTAFKFLALALVFATPSTYAIQLQLLGGIIILQTLPSVFLGLYTNKLNGYALVGGWVGGMFSGIYLTLLANHFGPLKTSSFLTPLGPMYIGVLSTLINLAIGIIGTAIAYGIGWRPVSNIRAEEIG, encoded by the coding sequence ATGGACGGGCTACACGTTTCAATCATTTCAGTAGCACTGTTTATAATTTTATTTGTAATTTTTGTATATTTAGGCTTTTATGGAAGTAGATGGAGAAGAGGAGACTTATCAAAGCTTCATGAATGGGCATTAGCAGGAAGAAGATTAGGACCATATTTAATGTGGTTTCTCCTCACTGCAGACTTATATACAGCGTATACGTTCATTGCAGTCCCATCTCTAGTCTTAGCCAGTGGTCCAGTCGGATTTTTTGCTGCCTTCTATTCTGCGGTCACACCATTCATAGCCCTCCTCTTCATGCCTAGACTATGGACAATTGCTAGAAACCGAGGATATATTACAGCAGCTGATTTCGTTAAGGATAGATTTAACAATAAGATTCTGGCTGGCCTTGTTGCTATAACTGGAGTAGTGGCTGAATTACCTTATATAGCATTACAAATAGTGGGTATGCAAGTAGCATTACTTATATTATTGCTAGGTATGGGAGTCAGTAACGTTTCATTAGCAAGTGACTTAAGCCTTTTAGTAGCATTTATAATTTTGGCAGCATTCGTATTTACCAGTGGTCTTAGAGGTGCAGCGTTAACTGCGGTATATAAGGATATCATAATTTTAGGAACAGTAATAAGTATTGTAATTTACGTCCCATTAGCCTTTGGAGGATTCTCAACTGCCTTTCATAATGCTCAAACATTGAGCTCACAGATTAACTTAGCATTAAATAACGTTCATAAACCAATTTTCTATAACTATTTACCTAATACCTTGGCTGCACAAACTGCTTATATTTCCTTAGCTATTGGGAGTGCATTTGCCCTTTATCTATATCCTCATGCCGTAAATGCAAGCGTGAGTTCAGATTCTAAAAAATCCCTTAAATTATCACTATCATTACAACCTTTTTATTCTATCATACTAGCAATTATAGCCTTATTTGGAATTCTGGTCTACGCTAACCCTAATGTAATTAACTTTATCGCTAAAACGCATTCTGGTGCGGTAGCGGTTCCAGCTCTGATAGGATATTCAATGCCAGATTGGTTTGTTGGAATAGCGTTGTTGGGAATTTTCATAGGAGGTCTAGTTCCCGCAGCTATAATGGCAATTGGAGCAGCTAATCTGCTTACTAGGAACATCATAAAGGAGTTTAAACCTAATATGACTCCTGGTACAGAATCAGCCTTAGCCAAATGGATATCCACTGCATTTAAATTTTTAGCCTTAGCTCTAGTATTCGCTACGCCTTCAACGTACGCCATACAGCTACAATTATTAGGTGGTATAATTATTTTACAAACTTTACCTTCAGTGTTCTTAGGTCTTTACACTAACAAGCTAAACGGTTATGCGTTAGTAGGAGGTTGGGTAGGAGGAATGTTTAGCGGTATATATTTAACATTATTGGCCAATCATTTTGGACCACTTAAAACCTCGTCTTTCTTAACGCCACTAGGACCAATGTATATAGGAGTATTATCAACTCTCATTAACTTAGCTATCGGAATAATTGGTACTGCAATAGCTTACGGAATAGGTTGGAGACCAGTGAGTAATATAAGAGCAGAAGAAATAGGTTAA
- a CDS encoding amidohydrolase family protein, producing MIDFHFHAPVKEFLDFLGEYADPAIKYFNAKVEIKGLKETLDYYESLGIKRFVVLPIDSTTFLGRRIPNHVVNLDDRIVKFISIDPLKPNAVEELKKAIKEFEPIGIKLHPQLQNFHPLDERALKLYEIIDSHGLVVVFHTGTSGIGAGVKSSIRLDYGRPIYFDEIAVRYQQMKIVLAHFGWPWTEEAIAIALHKPNIYLDLSGWAPRYIPQTIWNNAKRLSDKLLFGSDFPLIRPERWIDEFKSVNLSQDIKDKILKYNAEKLINKN from the coding sequence ATGATAGATTTTCATTTTCATGCTCCTGTTAAAGAGTTTCTAGATTTTTTAGGAGAATACGCAGATCCTGCTATTAAGTACTTTAATGCAAAAGTGGAAATCAAGGGATTAAAGGAAACCTTAGACTATTACGAGTCTTTAGGGATAAAAAGATTTGTCGTATTACCAATAGATTCAACAACGTTTTTAGGCAGAAGAATTCCAAATCATGTGGTTAATCTAGATGATAGGATTGTGAAATTTATTTCCATCGATCCATTAAAGCCAAACGCTGTTGAGGAACTAAAAAAAGCAATAAAGGAATTTGAGCCAATAGGTATTAAACTTCATCCTCAGTTGCAAAATTTCCATCCGTTGGACGAGAGAGCATTAAAACTTTACGAGATAATTGATAGTCACGGACTAGTAGTTGTTTTTCACACTGGTACATCTGGTATTGGGGCCGGAGTAAAATCGAGTATTAGATTAGATTATGGTAGACCAATTTATTTTGATGAAATAGCAGTGAGATATCAGCAAATGAAAATCGTATTAGCACATTTTGGTTGGCCGTGGACTGAAGAGGCAATTGCAATCGCATTGCATAAACCTAACATTTATTTAGATCTTTCCGGTTGGGCTCCAAGATATATTCCGCAGACAATTTGGAACAATGCGAAAAGGCTTAGCGATAAATTATTGTTTGGCTCAGATTTCCCTCTAATAAGGCCTGAACGTTGGATAGATGAGTTCAAGAGTGTAAATTTAAGTCAAGATATCAAGGATAAAATACTGAAGTATAACGCTGAGAAGCTAATCAATAAGAATTAG
- a CDS encoding isochorismatase family cysteine hydrolase: MSFFNADEIKKLINRNNSVLVVWDVQEALVNSIFNKTEFISKLKELIESARKYNVPIVYTMITPFPERFQPKIRRSFNPGDIYKEVYPKEGDVILRKNTPSIFVGTNFELMLRNAGISSIVFTGIATDIGVETSARHAQALGFIPVIAKEAVSSADKEAHERSLLNMQKLMLVLSNKEIIELWEK; the protein is encoded by the coding sequence ATGTCTTTCTTCAACGCGGACGAAATAAAGAAGTTAATAAACAGGAACAATTCTGTATTAGTAGTATGGGATGTTCAAGAAGCATTAGTAAATTCAATCTTCAACAAGACCGAATTTATTTCGAAATTAAAGGAATTGATAGAATCTGCGAGAAAGTATAACGTGCCAATAGTTTATACAATGATTACACCTTTTCCCGAGAGATTCCAGCCTAAAATCAGACGTTCCTTTAATCCCGGTGACATTTACAAGGAAGTTTATCCGAAAGAAGGAGATGTAATCTTAAGGAAAAACACTCCAAGTATATTTGTGGGAACAAATTTCGAGCTAATGTTAAGGAATGCTGGTATTTCTTCAATAGTCTTTACTGGAATAGCTACAGATATTGGAGTAGAAACCTCAGCAAGACATGCACAAGCTTTAGGTTTTATACCAGTTATTGCTAAGGAAGCTGTATCATCAGCTGATAAGGAAGCACATGAGAGATCATTATTAAATATGCAAAAACTGATGCTTGTATTATCAAATAAAGAGATTATTGAATTGTGGGAGAAGTAA
- a CDS encoding DUF973 family protein, producing MMNYSEIEYKGLSYLRRSNIEIIIIILIELLAVLFTYVMEYLGLPTPLQDFLVLLPSSAISTLLIILTYLDIQRGFYTLRKAEVNIGLGNVLSSLFLILSILAIIGVVIYALSLVLNGTTSSILSPIQTLLELFAFITFIMLGFSYRLVGDHYRNNHLSIGGIILILGVIIFIFKLEYGGLLAFIGLIITYIGLGNLSAVKKPVTATPSTQASSTSSTNISDATQPSAQPPVTPSTNVSSSSPMPNITVHSGILRSNGEAFIEVSSDIEDQILSSTILNTDYFTNEIMPKTISKGYNFIKIKFNINLQQFIAGNTYVIRLVLASGANVDINVVFKA from the coding sequence GTGATGAACTATAGTGAAATAGAATATAAAGGCCTGAGCTATTTGAGGAGGAGCAATATTGAAATAATTATCATAATATTAATTGAGTTGCTCGCAGTATTATTCACCTACGTCATGGAATATCTAGGTTTACCCACTCCACTACAAGACTTTTTAGTATTACTACCTTCCTCAGCAATATCGACATTATTGATAATCCTAACATATCTCGATATCCAGCGAGGTTTTTATACATTAAGAAAGGCAGAGGTAAATATTGGGTTAGGGAATGTACTCTCATCCTTATTCCTAATATTATCAATATTAGCTATTATTGGAGTTGTCATATACGCATTGTCTTTAGTGTTGAATGGCACAACAAGTTCAATACTTAGCCCAATACAGACATTATTGGAGTTATTTGCATTTATAACGTTTATAATGTTGGGATTTTCGTATAGGTTAGTCGGAGATCACTATAGAAATAATCACTTATCAATAGGAGGAATTATTTTAATTTTAGGGGTAATTATATTCATCTTTAAACTAGAATATGGTGGACTTTTGGCGTTTATAGGCTTAATTATTACGTATATAGGACTTGGTAACTTATCAGCCGTGAAAAAGCCCGTTACTGCTACACCTTCAACTCAGGCCTCTTCTACTTCTTCTACTAATATTTCAGATGCAACACAACCATCAGCTCAACCACCAGTTACACCTTCTACTAATGTTTCAAGCAGTTCTCCTATGCCTAATATTACTGTGCATAGCGGAATATTGAGAAGTAATGGAGAAGCGTTTATTGAGGTCTCCTCTGATATTGAAGATCAAATTCTTAGTTCTACTATTCTAAATACAGATTACTTTACAAATGAGATCATGCCAAAAACAATATCTAAAGGTTATAATTTCATAAAAATAAAGTTTAATATTAATTTACAACAATTTATAGCTGGTAACACTTACGTAATTAGACTAGTTCTAGCAAGTGGAGCAAATGTAGATATCAACGTTGTTTTCAAAGCTTAA
- a CDS encoding phytoene desaturase family protein yields the protein MKYDVVIIGAGHNGLVSSIYLAQKGLKVLVIEARNRPGGMSDTAEYKGVKYSRASYVLGLFPKRIQQELGVVFPVVDSDVADVFVTEEGKIVNIWRNKEKRLEEFKRLGQTKYPKMEELLFKIKEKIENEMQYVTKPPSFEDFVKAVEGTELEIFTQPARKFLNEYLDEEFQPYFSYGFMYDLPAYVVAYYFSLDWKIVKGGMGKVGEILMNRAKQLGVNFIFNTRVDEIIIKDNVATGVRTNDDKIIESKIVINAASPVLLNKLTNGLLKVHHPEFRPGWKRYTLVLRKLPGLPDYMRSHLDTLFTLPFGEVTIPSAVDNSLGGHVMTIMGSYEEAKEFFPGLEKEVIYVDELDAYKLESEYNVPFGDMNHMPMYTEYLFDGRPVKGWGYTTPVKNLYVTGSGTYPGGQVTGIPGRNAAMKIISDLGIE from the coding sequence ATGAAATATGATGTAGTAATTATCGGTGCCGGCCATAATGGTCTAGTTTCCTCAATATATTTAGCTCAAAAGGGACTTAAGGTACTAGTCATCGAGGCCAGAAACAGACCCGGTGGAATGAGTGATACTGCAGAATATAAAGGAGTAAAATATAGTAGAGCCTCATATGTGTTAGGTCTATTTCCTAAAAGAATTCAACAGGAATTAGGAGTAGTTTTCCCTGTGGTTGATTCAGATGTTGCTGATGTTTTTGTTACTGAAGAGGGAAAGATTGTGAATATATGGAGAAATAAAGAGAAAAGGCTTGAGGAGTTTAAGCGACTAGGTCAAACCAAATACCCTAAAATGGAGGAATTACTGTTCAAGATTAAGGAGAAGATTGAAAACGAAATGCAATACGTTACTAAGCCACCCTCCTTTGAGGATTTTGTAAAAGCGGTAGAAGGAACTGAGCTTGAAATATTCACTCAACCAGCTAGAAAGTTCTTGAACGAATATTTGGATGAAGAATTCCAACCATATTTCTCATATGGCTTTATGTACGATTTACCAGCATATGTTGTAGCATATTATTTTAGCCTTGATTGGAAGATAGTGAAGGGAGGAATGGGAAAAGTAGGAGAAATATTAATGAATAGAGCTAAGCAGTTGGGCGTTAACTTCATATTCAATACAAGGGTGGATGAGATTATTATAAAGGATAACGTGGCGACTGGAGTAAGAACTAATGATGATAAAATTATTGAGAGTAAAATAGTGATTAATGCTGCAAGCCCAGTCTTGCTAAACAAGTTAACTAACGGATTGCTCAAGGTTCATCATCCAGAGTTTAGGCCCGGTTGGAAGAGATATACTCTAGTGTTAAGAAAACTACCAGGCCTACCGGATTACATGAGAAGTCATTTAGATACCTTATTTACGTTACCATTTGGTGAAGTTACTATTCCTTCAGCTGTTGATAACAGCCTAGGAGGTCATGTGATGACAATAATGGGCAGTTATGAAGAAGCTAAAGAGTTCTTCCCGGGTCTGGAAAAGGAGGTGATATATGTTGATGAATTAGACGCTTATAAACTCGAGAGTGAATACAATGTTCCCTTCGGAGATATGAATCACATGCCGATGTATACTGAATACTTATTTGATGGTAGACCAGTTAAAGGTTGGGGATACACTACTCCAGTCAAAAACTTATACGTCACTGGTTCTGGAACTTATCCAGGTGGACAAGTCACTGGAATACCTGGAAGAAACGCTGCAATGAAAATTATAAGTGATTTAGGTATCGAATAA
- a CDS encoding DUF488 family protein yields MLLTIGHSNRSLDEFIEILKKFNVEILIDVRRWPKSSRYPHFNKENLKTSLEENGIKYLWKEQLGGYRKIGKDVENIDIGKCFKSEGFRAYAIYILTNEKAIETLEEIRRINKIKVIMCAEKSPWNCHRKIISDWFLAKGDEVVHIIDRENTIKHKLTICAEIVENNLHYK; encoded by the coding sequence ATGTTGTTAACTATAGGTCATTCAAATAGGAGCCTAGATGAGTTTATTGAAATATTAAAGAAATTTAATGTCGAGATACTAATAGATGTGAGGAGATGGCCTAAAAGTTCTAGGTATCCACACTTTAACAAGGAAAATCTCAAAACATCTTTGGAAGAAAATGGAATAAAATATTTATGGAAGGAACAGTTAGGAGGGTATAGGAAAATCGGAAAAGATGTTGAAAATATAGATATTGGAAAGTGCTTTAAGAGTGAGGGTTTTAGAGCTTATGCAATCTATATTTTAACTAATGAAAAGGCTATTGAGACATTAGAGGAGATTAGGAGAATTAATAAAATAAAGGTGATAATGTGTGCTGAGAAGTCTCCTTGGAATTGCCATAGAAAGATAATTTCTGACTGGTTTTTAGCTAAGGGAGATGAGGTAGTACACATAATAGATAGGGAAAATACTATTAAACATAAACTCACTATATGTGCAGAAATTGTAGAAAATAATTTACATTATAAATAA
- a CDS encoding amidohydrolase family protein produces MIKVIDAHVHYHIYARKIPEHCKEFLENVEGTKMTLKNDYVEIEKILLVPSHPCHSDECYDGFYIDYEERKRNPDLYLQWGEVNPWKCDVRRELDKQYSLGIIGIKLHPIHHAFKPNAYREEEGGLKQLLYIYEFAEDHDLPILIHTGTSIGVQSRNKYADPIYTDDVAKDFPKLRIILAHAGRPLWYNTAFHMARFIQNVFLEISSIPPKNILKVLPRLHEISDKVIYGSDFPAFKGQDLAEYAYQVYNVLKDEKIMRDNAKRILKIV; encoded by the coding sequence ATGATAAAAGTCATTGATGCCCATGTTCATTATCACATATACGCTAGAAAAATTCCTGAACACTGTAAGGAATTCTTAGAGAATGTTGAGGGAACTAAAATGACTTTAAAGAATGATTACGTGGAAATTGAAAAAATCCTTCTTGTTCCCTCGCATCCATGTCATAGTGATGAGTGTTATGATGGTTTTTATATCGATTACGAGGAGAGGAAGAGAAACCCAGATCTTTATCTGCAATGGGGAGAAGTAAATCCGTGGAAATGTGATGTTAGGAGAGAGTTGGATAAACAGTATTCGTTGGGCATTATAGGAATTAAGCTACACCCAATACATCATGCGTTTAAACCTAATGCGTATAGAGAGGAGGAAGGAGGACTAAAACAACTACTTTACATCTATGAATTCGCTGAAGATCATGACTTACCTATCCTAATTCACACTGGGACCAGTATAGGGGTACAAAGTAGAAACAAATATGCTGATCCAATTTACACTGATGACGTTGCAAAGGATTTTCCGAAGCTTAGGATAATCTTAGCACATGCCGGGAGACCATTATGGTATAACACTGCATTTCACATGGCTCGGTTTATACAAAATGTGTTTCTAGAGATCTCATCTATACCCCCTAAGAATATATTGAAAGTATTGCCTAGGTTACACGAGATTTCAGATAAGGTAATTTACGGAAGCGATTTTCCAGCATTTAAAGGACAAGATTTAGCTGAATACGCTTACCAAGTATATAATGTTTTAAAGGATGAGAAGATAATGAGAGATAACGCAAAGAGAATATTGAAAATTGTGTGA
- a CDS encoding CHAD domain-containing protein codes for MTISRVEDYLNLQLKKALQINGISIEEIHDIRVAVRKYFDVLYTIHPVYENVECLFLAKEVISKLGKVRDMDICEIINEERDKLAIRATKEVRGLKVCFINNKIYGARLVIYNRILSSLRQIQDITDFHELRKNVRVTRNLIEALGYDNTEIKALAKKMGDIRDEMLKMRCRGVTPPDININQFKEEAKGIILKIIASQDEFHHFKIKDRY; via the coding sequence TTGACAATATCACGGGTTGAGGATTACCTTAATCTACAGTTGAAAAAAGCGTTACAAATAAATGGTATTAGCATTGAGGAAATTCATGATATTAGAGTAGCAGTAAGAAAGTATTTCGATGTACTATATACTATTCATCCAGTATACGAAAACGTTGAGTGCCTATTCTTAGCAAAAGAGGTAATTAGTAAATTAGGAAAGGTAAGAGATATGGATATCTGCGAAATAATAAATGAAGAAAGAGATAAACTAGCCATCAGAGCTACAAAGGAAGTTAGAGGACTCAAAGTTTGTTTTATCAACAATAAGATATATGGGGCTAGACTTGTTATATATAATAGAATTCTCTCTTCTCTACGTCAAATTCAAGATATAACAGACTTCCATGAATTAAGGAAAAACGTAAGGGTGACCAGAAATCTAATTGAGGCTCTAGGCTATGATAACACCGAAATTAAAGCTCTAGCCAAGAAAATGGGAGATATAAGAGATGAGATGCTAAAGATGAGGTGTAGAGGAGTAACTCCTCCAGATATAAACATAAATCAGTTTAAGGAAGAGGCTAAGGGGATAATACTAAAGATAATAGCATCTCAAGACGAGTTCCATCATTTCAAAATCAAAGATAGATATTAA
- a CDS encoding dTMP kinase has product MIIAFEGIEGSGKTSHLEATKRYLEKGGYGVITFGLQKSKLIGERIAQVKRNIIFERRTLFLAYVTDLADQIENYVKPSIDSGFIALADGYTLTLTSWGLTRGLEKEWIDDVLSILPKPSISLPLVSTPDEIVRRIIKKRGYLDPLETGIDIYIKEDIFEAYRDYVNKFQEVLISISPKENIIYTDKEFDEVQKEIVKRIDNITG; this is encoded by the coding sequence ATGATAATAGCCTTTGAAGGAATTGAAGGGTCTGGTAAAACATCCCATCTAGAGGCTACGAAAAGGTATTTGGAAAAAGGAGGATATGGAGTAATTACATTTGGACTTCAGAAGTCTAAACTAATAGGAGAAAGGATAGCACAAGTTAAAAGAAACATAATATTTGAGAGGAGGACACTATTTTTGGCCTATGTCACAGACTTAGCTGATCAAATTGAAAACTACGTTAAGCCATCAATAGATTCTGGATTTATAGCCCTAGCTGACGGTTATACACTAACGTTGACCTCATGGGGTTTAACTAGGGGATTGGAGAAAGAATGGATAGACGACGTCCTCTCAATACTTCCAAAACCTTCAATCTCCTTACCATTAGTATCAACACCTGATGAAATAGTAAGAAGAATAATAAAGAAAAGAGGCTATTTAGATCCACTAGAAACTGGAATAGACATCTACATAAAGGAGGACATATTCGAAGCCTATAGAGACTATGTTAACAAGTTTCAAGAAGTTTTAATATCAATCTCCCCCAAGGAAAACATAATATACACTGACAAGGAGTTCGATGAAGTACAAAAGGAGATAGTGAAGAGAATTGACAATATCACGGGTTGA
- the tmk gene encoding dTMP kinase — MKGLLIALEGIDGSGKSSQAVLLKDWIEMKRDVYLTEWNSSDWIHDIIKEAKKKNILTPTTFSLIHATDFSDRYERFILPMLKSGFVVICDRYVYTAYARDVARNVDFNWVKKLYSFAIKPNFTFYIRVTPEVALDRIKKSKRKIKPQEAGVDILGEVPLEEGFLKYQGMIVEIYDKIAKEENNFIAIDGNRPLKDVQMDIRKIMGEYINDNSL, encoded by the coding sequence ATGAAGGGTTTATTAATAGCCCTTGAAGGTATAGATGGTTCTGGTAAGTCTAGCCAAGCTGTACTACTTAAAGATTGGATTGAAATGAAAAGGGACGTTTACCTAACTGAGTGGAATTCATCTGACTGGATTCACGATATAATAAAGGAGGCAAAAAAGAAAAATATCCTTACGCCGACCACATTTAGCCTTATTCATGCCACTGATTTTTCAGATAGGTATGAAAGGTTCATCTTACCGATGCTTAAAAGTGGATTTGTCGTTATATGTGATCGATACGTATATACTGCTTACGCCAGAGATGTAGCTAGAAATGTGGATTTTAATTGGGTGAAGAAGTTATACTCTTTTGCGATAAAGCCTAACTTTACGTTCTATATAAGGGTTACACCAGAAGTTGCTTTAGATAGAATTAAAAAATCAAAGAGGAAGATAAAGCCTCAAGAAGCTGGAGTTGATATATTAGGTGAGGTTCCTTTGGAAGAGGGCTTTTTAAAATATCAAGGTATGATTGTAGAAATTTACGATAAAATAGCTAAAGAGGAAAACAACTTCATAGCGATAGATGGAAATAGACCATTAAAGGATGTTCAGATGGATATAAGAAAGATCATGGGTGAATACATTAATGATAATAGCCTTTGA